In uncultured Bacteroides sp., the following proteins share a genomic window:
- a CDS encoding M64 family metallopeptidase, protein MKKKILLLTLFCFACIYTKAQIFNDYFTDKTLRVDYIFSGTVNQQNVSVEALSQLPTWAGRRHHLSELPLDGNGQITVNDLKSGACIYKTSFSTLFQEWLDTDEAKSVNRGFENTYLLPYPKQPVEITVSFRDKKGNYNAMLKHVVKPDDILIRKQAKAHVTPYTYLQKGGTPEDCIDVAILAEGYTKEEMSLFIKDAQIACEALFSHEPFKSMKSKFNIVAVESPSEESGVSAPKKGIWNNTAFNSHFDSFYSDRYLTSSNLIDIHNSLIGIPYEHIIILANTEQYGGGGIYNSFTLTTAHHQHFRPVVVHEFGHSFAGLGDEYYYEEDLFNNVYPLNVEPWEPNITTRVNFASKWEDMVNNGTAKLIEGGGYSFKGIYRGATDCRMKTNTCPGFCPVCQRSIKRLINFYTQP, encoded by the coding sequence ATGAAAAAGAAAATTCTGCTACTTACACTTTTTTGCTTTGCATGCATTTATACAAAAGCACAAATTTTTAATGACTATTTTACAGATAAAACACTCCGCGTTGATTATATATTTTCAGGAACAGTTAATCAGCAGAATGTATCTGTAGAAGCATTATCTCAGCTACCTACATGGGCTGGAAGACGCCACCACCTGTCTGAATTGCCACTCGACGGGAACGGACAGATTACGGTAAACGATTTAAAATCGGGGGCTTGTATTTATAAAACTTCTTTCAGTACTCTTTTTCAGGAGTGGCTGGACACGGACGAAGCCAAGAGTGTAAACCGCGGATTCGAGAATACTTACCTTCTTCCTTACCCTAAACAGCCGGTTGAAATCACTGTTTCGTTCAGAGATAAAAAAGGAAATTACAATGCAATGCTAAAACACGTTGTGAAACCCGATGATATTCTGATCAGAAAGCAGGCAAAAGCACATGTTACTCCTTATACTTACCTGCAAAAAGGCGGTACTCCGGAAGATTGTATTGATGTAGCCATTTTGGCTGAAGGTTACACGAAAGAAGAAATGAGCCTGTTTATCAAAGATGCCCAAATTGCCTGTGAAGCGTTATTCAGCCATGAGCCTTTCAAATCAATGAAAAGCAAGTTCAATATAGTGGCTGTAGAAAGTCCTTCTGAAGAGAGTGGCGTAAGCGCACCTAAAAAAGGAATCTGGAACAATACCGCTTTCAACTCACACTTTGACAGTTTTTACTCGGACAGGTATCTTACCAGCAGCAACCTGATAGATATTCACAACTCACTGATAGGGATTCCTTACGAGCACATCATTATTCTGGCCAATACGGAACAGTATGGCGGCGGAGGTATCTATAATTCCTTTACTCTGACTACCGCTCATCACCAACATTTCCGTCCGGTAGTGGTTCATGAGTTTGGTCACAGCTTTGCCGGCCTGGGCGATGAATATTATTACGAAGAAGATCTTTTCAACAATGTATATCCGCTCAATGTAGAACCTTGGGAACCAAACATAACCACACGCGTTAATTTTGCTTCAAAATGGGAAGATATGGTAAATAACGGAACCGCCAAACTCATTGAGGGAGGAGGTTATTCTTTCAAAGGTATTTACCGCGGAGCAACAGATTGCCGGATGAAAACAAACACTTGCCCGGGATTCTGTCCTGTTTGCCAAAGATCCATTAAAAGGCTGATCAATTTCTATACTCAGCCTTAA
- a CDS encoding biopolymer transporter ExbD codes for MKKRFITREKLQIPRLNAIALPTIFLLLLFFFMMLTNIREDKVQVGQVNAPQATELSAMGKRAIVTTIYIGKSAGMAKETYRIQLNNKVMNIAGVEAYLKKKKEALNVDDYPLMKVVLNVDKDTPMGIVSDVKQALRRADVLNIVYSARPE; via the coding sequence ATGAAAAAGAGATTCATAACCCGTGAAAAGCTGCAAATTCCCAGACTAAATGCAATAGCTCTGCCTACAATCTTCCTCCTTTTGCTCTTTTTCTTTATGATGTTAACTAATATTCGTGAAGATAAAGTGCAGGTTGGTCAGGTTAATGCTCCGCAGGCAACGGAACTCTCTGCCATGGGAAAGAGGGCTATTGTTACTACTATTTATATTGGTAAGTCGGCCGGAATGGCTAAAGAGACATATCGCATTCAGTTAAACAACAAGGTGATGAACATTGCCGGTGTGGAAGCTTACCTGAAAAAGAAAAAAGAGGCTCTTAATGTGGATGACTATCCTCTGATGAAGGTGGTGCTGAATGTTGATAAAGACACTCCGATGGGGATTGTGTCGGATGTTAAACAGGCTTTGCGCAGGGCAGATGTACTGAACATTGTTTATTCAGCCCGTCCCGAATAA
- a CDS encoding dihydrofolate reductase codes for MSKVSIIVAVSQNNAIGRDNKLLYWLPNDLKRFKALTTGHTVIMGRNTFESLPKGALPNRRNLVLSANPQAEFSGAEHFSSLEEALATCKEEEEVFIMGGASVYKQAMIVADAIYLTLIEDVTEDADAFFPEIKEEEWKEMSRELHLTDEKHHYSYIFINYERL; via the coding sequence ATGAGTAAAGTATCCATCATCGTTGCTGTATCACAGAACAATGCCATAGGGCGTGACAATAAACTTCTTTACTGGTTGCCCAATGACCTGAAACGTTTCAAGGCCCTCACTACAGGACATACCGTTATTATGGGCCGGAATACTTTTGAGTCGTTGCCCAAAGGAGCTTTACCAAACAGAAGAAACCTGGTACTCTCTGCCAATCCGCAGGCAGAATTTTCCGGAGCTGAACATTTTTCTTCATTAGAAGAAGCTCTTGCTACATGTAAAGAAGAGGAAGAAGTATTTATTATGGGAGGAGCCAGCGTTTACAAGCAGGCAATGATCGTTGCTGACGCAATTTATCTGACATTAATAGAAGATGTGACCGAAGATGCAGATGCTTTTTTCCCCGAGATAAAAGAAGAAGAATGGAAAGAAATGAGTAGAGAGCTTCATCTTACAGATGAGAAGCATCACTACTCTTATATTTTCATTAATTACGAAAGACTTTAA
- a CDS encoding biopolymer transporter ExbD, which yields MKRFQRRIPEVDAYWAISIVFLLLVFFIVISSVNSDMGLERRLPPAVGKYTPIKVEPRNILNVYLTDTDELICDNQVIGIGDLRRLVKAFIANPKSSKELPEKEIKKIPLLGRVCIVSKHVISVQCGRKTTYQAYIDVQNELIGAYNELRDELAQKRWNVKYTDLCPERQNAVATCYPVSISEAEPVLSKGGAK from the coding sequence ATGAAACGATTCCAACGAAGAATTCCGGAAGTTGATGCATATTGGGCAATAAGTATTGTCTTTCTGCTGCTCGTCTTCTTTATTGTGATCTCTTCAGTTAATTCTGATATGGGATTAGAAAGACGTCTGCCGCCGGCTGTCGGGAAATATACTCCTATAAAGGTGGAACCACGCAACATTCTGAATGTATATCTCACAGATACCGACGAACTTATTTGTGATAATCAGGTTATTGGTATCGGCGATCTGAGGAGACTTGTCAAGGCATTTATCGCTAACCCTAAAAGCAGTAAAGAACTTCCTGAAAAGGAGATAAAGAAAATTCCGTTATTGGGCAGAGTGTGTATTGTCTCAAAGCATGTTATATCCGTGCAGTGCGGAAGGAAAACAACTTATCAGGCATATATTGATGTGCAAAACGAGTTGATTGGGGCATATAACGAGCTTCGTGACGAGTTGGCTCAAAAAAGATGGAACGTGAAATATACAGACCTTTGTCCCGAAAGGCAAAATGCTGTTGCTACATGCTATCCGGTATCTATTTCAGAGGCCGAGCCTGTATTAAGCAAAGGAGGTGCTAAATGA
- a CDS encoding aldo/keto reductase, translating to MMQNRKFGNSDLLVSPISFGGNIFGWTVDEQESFNLLDAWVDAGFNFIDTADMYSIWVPGNVGGESETIIGNWMKSRGNREKIVIATKLGIDMGEGRCGLSACYMKQAVEDSLRRLQTDYIDLYLSHADDPDTPVEETMAAFHELIKEGKVRYVGASNLCASRVEASNKFARENNLSPYISLQPLYNLYDRDGFEKEYLSLVKEEGLAVHCYYSLASGFLTGKYRCESDLNKSQRGEGIRQYMNVRGRMILKALDEISKQKQATPAQVAIAWLLHKDYITAPIASATNERQLADLFAAVSLMFSDAEMDFLDSASKY from the coding sequence ATGATGCAAAACAGAAAATTTGGAAATTCGGACTTGCTGGTTTCACCTATTTCTTTTGGTGGCAACATATTTGGGTGGACGGTAGATGAGCAGGAGTCGTTTAATCTTCTGGATGCGTGGGTGGATGCAGGCTTTAACTTCATTGATACTGCGGATATGTATTCCATCTGGGTGCCGGGAAACGTGGGTGGTGAATCGGAAACAATCATTGGAAATTGGATGAAGAGTCGTGGTAACAGGGAGAAGATTGTTATTGCTACAAAGTTGGGCATTGATATGGGTGAGGGAAGGTGCGGACTTTCTGCCTGTTATATGAAACAAGCTGTGGAAGATTCTCTCAGAAGATTGCAGACGGATTATATTGATCTTTACTTATCGCATGCCGATGATCCGGATACTCCGGTTGAAGAAACAATGGCTGCTTTTCATGAACTCATTAAAGAAGGAAAGGTTCGATACGTTGGCGCATCTAACCTCTGCGCTTCCCGGGTTGAGGCTTCCAATAAGTTTGCACGTGAAAATAACCTGTCTCCGTACATCAGTCTGCAACCGCTGTATAATCTGTATGATCGCGATGGATTTGAAAAAGAATACCTGTCGTTGGTTAAGGAAGAGGGATTGGCAGTTCACTGTTATTATTCCCTGGCAAGCGGCTTTCTTACCGGAAAGTATAGATGTGAATCGGACTTGAACAAGAGTCAGCGAGGAGAGGGGATAAGGCAATATATGAATGTAAGAGGTCGGATGATTCTTAAAGCGCTCGACGAAATTTCAAAACAGAAGCAGGCTACTCCGGCACAGGTTGCCATTGCCTGGCTGTTACATAAAGATTACATCACAGCACCTATTGCAAGTGCTACTAACGAACGGCAGTTGGCCGATTTGTTTGCTGCCGTATCTTTAATGTTTTCGGATGCAGAAATGGATTTTCTTGATTCTGCCAGCAAATATTGA
- a CDS encoding GNAT family N-acetyltransferase → MISIQRIQTTDENNYRFAEKLLTTAFPKEERRELSLQREYTDHNKDFHNNILLADNEPVGFISYWDFDEFIYVEHFAIDETKRSGGYGQQVLSALKEMVQRPIVLEVELPENEISQRRIGFYQRQGFRLWENEYQQPPYREGDSYLPMLLMVQGELNNETAFDQVKETLYKKVYGVKN, encoded by the coding sequence ATGATTTCTATTCAGCGTATTCAAACAACTGACGAGAACAACTATCGTTTTGCAGAGAAACTTCTTACCACTGCTTTTCCAAAGGAAGAGCGAAGGGAACTTTCTCTGCAAAGGGAATACACTGACCATAACAAAGATTTCCATAATAACATTCTTCTGGCGGATAATGAGCCGGTTGGATTTATATCTTACTGGGACTTTGATGAGTTTATTTACGTGGAACATTTCGCTATTGACGAGACAAAGAGAAGTGGCGGTTACGGACAGCAAGTGCTGAGTGCACTGAAAGAAATGGTGCAACGGCCTATTGTACTGGAAGTTGAGTTGCCTGAGAACGAGATAAGTCAACGCCGCATCGGCTTTTACCAGCGTCAGGGCTTCCGGTTGTGGGAGAATGAATATCAGCAACCGCCCTACAGGGAAGGCGACAGTTATCTGCCCATGTTATTGATGGTGCAAGGAGAATTAAACAACGAAACAGCTTTTGACCAGGTAAAAGAAACCTTATACAAAAAGGTTTATGGAGTTAAGAATTAA
- a CDS encoding thymidylate synthase, translated as MKQYLDLLDRVLKEGARKDDRTGTGTISVFGHQMRFNMEEGFPCLTTKKLHLKSIIHELLWFLQGDTNVKYLQDNGVRIWNEWADENGNLGHVYGYQWRSWPDYNGGHIDQIKEIVETIKHNPDSRRMLVSAWNVADINNMKLPPCHILFQFYVADGRLSLQLYQRSADIFLGVPFNIASYALLLQMMAQVTGLKAGDFIHTLGDAHIYLNHLDQVKLQLTREPRPLPTMKINPDVKDIFSFKFEDFELVDYNPHPHIKGEVSV; from the coding sequence ATGAAACAATATTTGGATTTACTCGACAGAGTCCTGAAAGAAGGCGCCCGTAAAGACGATCGTACGGGGACTGGTACTATTAGTGTGTTTGGACATCAGATGCGTTTTAATATGGAAGAAGGCTTTCCTTGCCTTACCACAAAGAAACTTCATCTGAAATCTATTATCCATGAACTTCTTTGGTTCTTGCAAGGAGACACTAATGTGAAATACCTTCAGGATAATGGAGTGAGAATCTGGAATGAATGGGCCGATGAGAATGGTAATCTCGGACATGTGTATGGATACCAGTGGCGTTCATGGCCTGATTACAATGGCGGACATATTGATCAGATTAAGGAAATTGTGGAAACAATAAAACACAATCCGGATTCCAGACGTATGCTTGTCAGCGCATGGAATGTAGCTGATATCAATAACATGAAACTCCCACCCTGCCACATTTTATTCCAGTTTTATGTAGCCGACGGACGACTGAGCCTGCAACTTTATCAACGTAGTGCCGATATATTCCTGGGAGTTCCTTTCAATATTGCTTCTTATGCCTTATTGCTTCAAATGATGGCACAGGTTACAGGGCTGAAAGCAGGTGACTTTATCCACACACTTGGTGACGCTCATATTTATTTGAACCATCTTGATCAGGTAAAACTTCAGCTTACCAGAGAACCACGTCCGCTTCCTACAATGAAGATTAATCCTGACGTAAAAGATATATTCAGTTTTAAATTTGAAGATTTTGAGCTGGTAGATTATAACCCACATCCACACATTAAAGGCGAAGTATCTGTATAA
- a CDS encoding Lrp/AsnC ligand binding domain-containing protein — MGYHQLDRLDKEILRLIADNARIPFLEVARACNVSGAAIHQRIQKLTNLGILKGSEYVIDPEKIGYETCAYIGLFLKDPSSFENVRNALENIPEVVECHFTTGQYDMFIKIYARNNSHLLSVIHDKLQPLGLARTETLISFHEAIKRQMPILDIETDEEEKNL; from the coding sequence ATGGGATATCATCAATTGGATCGTTTGGATAAAGAGATTCTTAGACTTATAGCAGACAATGCCAGAATTCCTTTCCTGGAAGTGGCACGTGCATGTAATGTTTCAGGAGCAGCAATTCACCAGCGTATTCAAAAACTTACGAATTTAGGAATATTGAAAGGCTCAGAGTATGTTATTGATCCTGAAAAGATTGGTTATGAGACTTGTGCGTATATAGGACTCTTTTTAAAAGATCCTTCAAGCTTTGAAAATGTAAGAAATGCTTTGGAGAATATACCTGAAGTGGTTGAATGTCATTTTACAACAGGGCAGTATGATATGTTTATAAAGATCTATGCAAGAAACAACAGTCATTTGCTAAGCGTGATTCACGATAAACTTCAACCCCTTGGACTGGCACGCACTGAAACACTGATTTCTTTCCATGAAGCAATTAAGCGTCAGATGCCTATCCTTGATATCGAAACTGACGAAGAGGAAAAAAATCTTTAA
- a CDS encoding DMT family transporter, with protein MNINKNRWGSNSLYHIMALFTVIIWGTTFISTKVLIKQGLSPEDILFYRFMIAYICIWTICPRKLFARNLKDELLLVATGLCGGSLYFIAENRALGITLASNVSLIVCTASIFTAILSHLFIKGEKLKKNLITGSFIALTGVAFVVFNGSFILKINPAGDLLTITAALMWAFYSIILKKLDSKYSTLFITRKVFFYGIITLLPTFLFTPLTTDTHILFQPVVFGNFIFLGLIASMICYISWNMSIKHLGAVRTTNYVYVVPLITLISSSIILNEIITFFALAGALLILSGVYIAEKGFHLPK; from the coding sequence ATGAATATCAACAAGAATAGGTGGGGCAGTAATAGTCTGTATCACATTATGGCTTTATTTACTGTTATCATTTGGGGAACTACATTTATATCAACCAAAGTACTCATCAAGCAAGGACTCTCTCCCGAAGATATTCTTTTCTATCGTTTTATGATTGCATATATCTGCATCTGGACTATTTGTCCACGCAAACTGTTTGCTCGCAATCTGAAAGATGAACTTTTATTAGTGGCAACCGGTTTGTGCGGAGGCTCACTCTATTTTATTGCAGAAAACAGAGCTCTCGGAATTACATTGGCTTCCAATGTATCACTAATAGTATGCACGGCCTCTATCTTTACTGCCATTTTATCCCATCTGTTTATAAAAGGAGAAAAGCTGAAGAAGAATCTTATCACCGGTTCGTTTATAGCTTTAACAGGAGTAGCATTTGTGGTATTCAACGGTAGTTTTATTCTCAAAATTAATCCGGCCGGAGATCTTCTGACAATAACAGCTGCATTAATGTGGGCGTTTTACAGTATTATTCTTAAAAAGCTGGACAGCAAATATTCTACATTGTTCATCACCCGCAAAGTCTTCTTTTATGGGATAATAACATTGCTGCCAACGTTTCTTTTCACTCCGCTAACAACAGATACCCACATACTATTCCAACCTGTAGTTTTTGGAAACTTTATTTTTCTTGGATTAATTGCTTCTATGATTTGTTACATTTCATGGAATATGTCAATTAAACATTTAGGAGCAGTCCGTACCACAAACTATGTATACGTTGTTCCACTGATAACACTCATCAGCTCTTCCATCATTCTAAACGAGATCATTACTTTTTTTGCATTAGCAGGAGCACTACTAATATTAAGTGGAGTATATATAGCGGAAAAGGGATTTCACTTGCCAAAATAA
- a CDS encoding MotA/TolQ/ExbB proton channel family protein, with protein MKRILMAFALTGIMIFGGTQTTYAQDDVSAAQQEATTMGADTAGNSATAAAANETVSVKLKEKFVEGNPFYMGLVAFALVVGLSFCIERIIYLNLSEIDTRRLLEDVELALEKGNVDAAKEICRNTRGPVASICYEGLMRIEQGADAVDKAVTSSGSVQVGLLERNCSWISLFIKLAPALGFLGTVVGMVQAFDNVQLEGSISPAVIAGGMKVALLTTVFGLLASVILQIFYNYVLSKVESLTHEMEESTNSLIDFVIKYNMKYRQ; from the coding sequence ATGAAAAGAATATTGATGGCATTTGCTTTAACGGGAATCATGATCTTTGGCGGAACACAAACCACTTATGCGCAGGATGACGTGTCTGCCGCTCAGCAGGAAGCAACCACAATGGGGGCTGATACGGCTGGCAATAGTGCAACTGCTGCGGCTGCCAATGAAACGGTGAGCGTTAAACTGAAAGAAAAATTCGTAGAAGGTAATCCTTTCTATATGGGATTGGTGGCATTTGCTTTGGTTGTAGGCCTTTCATTCTGTATTGAGCGGATAATCTATCTCAATCTTTCAGAAATTGATACCCGCAGATTGCTCGAAGATGTGGAACTGGCTCTGGAAAAAGGGAATGTGGATGCGGCAAAAGAAATCTGCCGGAACACACGCGGTCCTGTTGCGTCTATTTGTTACGAAGGACTGATGCGAATTGAACAGGGAGCCGATGCTGTTGATAAAGCAGTGACCTCCAGCGGAAGCGTACAGGTGGGATTGCTGGAAAGGAATTGTTCATGGATCTCTCTATTTATAAAATTAGCTCCGGCTTTAGGATTTCTGGGAACAGTAGTTGGAATGGTTCAGGCATTTGATAATGTACAGCTGGAAGGCAGTATTTCACCGGCGGTTATTGCGGGAGGTATGAAAGTGGCTCTGCTTACCACAGTGTTTGGTCTGCTTGCATCTGTAATTCTTCAGATTTTTTATAATTATGTTCTTTCAAAGGTTGAATCTCTGACTCACGAAATGGAAGAATCAACGAATTCTCTGATTGATTTTGTGATTAAGTATAACATGAAATATAGACAATAA